The proteins below are encoded in one region of Flavobacterium nackdongense:
- a CDS encoding beta-ketoacyl synthase N-terminal-like domain-containing protein, which yields MSKIISITSIASISPLGNDPKMIWENYKNNHHCFTEHFLDHKNTLVAKLDSDSNALVEDLRQSDVKYKSLDASVLYAMAASRQAIVNAGWTSSDGFGINIGSSRGATDLFEKHFQEYLETGKAQTLASPTTTLGNISSWVAHDLQSTGPEISHSITCSTALHALLNGVAWLRAGMADKFLVGGSEAPLTDFTVAQMRALKIYSNSQDEWPCRALDLEKKQNTLILGEGAAVCCLEIGRKENAIAYVEGIGYATEILEHNISISAEATCFQKSMKMALGNTDLSEVDAIVMHAPGTKAGDLTEYKAIQKLFGTNLPMLTTNKWKIGHTFGASGMLSVEMAILMLQHQEFIGVPFAEVPKPRKQIRYVLINSVGFGGNAVSILLGI from the coding sequence TTGTCAAAAATTATCTCCATAACATCCATAGCATCCATTTCTCCGTTGGGGAATGACCCAAAGATGATTTGGGAAAATTATAAAAACAACCACCACTGTTTTACCGAACATTTTTTGGACCATAAAAACACCTTGGTTGCCAAATTGGATTCCGATTCCAATGCACTCGTTGAGGATTTAAGGCAATCGGATGTTAAATACAAGTCTTTAGATGCCTCTGTTTTGTATGCGATGGCAGCATCGCGTCAGGCGATTGTTAATGCGGGTTGGACTTCTAGCGACGGTTTCGGAATTAATATTGGTTCTTCTCGTGGCGCTACAGATTTATTTGAAAAACACTTTCAAGAATATTTAGAAACGGGTAAAGCTCAAACTTTGGCATCGCCTACAACTACTTTGGGCAATATTTCCTCTTGGGTTGCCCACGATTTGCAAAGTACAGGTCCCGAAATTTCACATTCCATTACCTGTTCCACGGCTTTGCACGCTTTGTTGAATGGAGTGGCTTGGCTTCGTGCTGGAATGGCGGACAAATTTCTGGTTGGCGGAAGCGAAGCGCCTTTGACCGACTTTACTGTCGCCCAGATGAGAGCCTTAAAAATTTATTCGAACAGTCAAGACGAATGGCCTTGTCGTGCTTTAGATTTAGAAAAAAAGCAAAACACTTTGATTCTTGGAGAAGGTGCCGCAGTGTGTTGCTTGGAAATTGGGCGTAAAGAAAACGCAATCGCTTATGTAGAAGGTATCGGTTATGCTACAGAAATTTTGGAACACAATATTTCCATTTCGGCAGAAGCGACTTGTTTCCAAAAATCGATGAAAATGGCTTTAGGAAATACCGATTTATCCGAAGTTGACGCCATCGTAATGCACGCACCAGGAACCAAAGCCGGCGATTTGACCGAATACAAAGCCATCCAGAAACTATTTGGAACTAATTTGCCAATGCTTACGACCAACAAATGGAAAATTGGACACACTTTTGGTGCTTCGGGAATGTTGAGTGTGGAAATGGCCATTTTGATGCTGCAACATCAGGAATTTATCGGCGTACCCTTTGCCGAAGTTCCAAAACCAAGAAAACAAATCCGGTACGTACTTATAAATTCGGTTGGTTTTGGAGGTAATGCGGTAAGTATTTTGTTGGGAATTTAA
- a CDS encoding regulatory protein RecX — protein sequence MKDVFTIKEAIHKIENFCAYQERCHDEVVSKLWTMKMDSDEIDQIMVHLIAENFISEERFACSFARGKHRIKHWGKIRIVNELKFRNISQTLINIALKEITPEEYLETFHTLAERHWDSIRETNGLKKRKKFCDYLLRRGFESNLVYDKVKELENSAQ from the coding sequence ATGAAAGACGTTTTCACTATAAAAGAAGCCATACACAAAATAGAAAATTTCTGTGCCTATCAGGAACGTTGTCACGATGAAGTCGTTTCTAAATTGTGGACGATGAAAATGGATTCAGACGAAATCGACCAAATAATGGTGCATCTCATTGCTGAAAACTTTATCAGTGAAGAGCGTTTTGCTTGCAGTTTTGCCAGAGGGAAACACCGAATCAAACATTGGGGGAAAATTAGGATTGTGAATGAATTGAAGTTCAGAAACATATCACAAACCCTCATCAATATTGCGCTAAAAGAAATCACTCCCGAAGAATATTTGGAAACCTTTCACACATTGGCCGAAAGGCATTGGGATTCCATTCGAGAAACTAATGGCTTGAAAAAGCGAAAAAAATTCTGTGATTATCTGCTTCGCCGTGGTTTTGAAAGTAATTTAGTTTATGATAAAGTCAAGGAATTAGAAAATAGTGCTCAGTAA
- the bioA gene encoding adenosylmethionine--8-amino-7-oxononanoate transaminase: MTLQEKDSQYLWHPYTQHKTAALPIAIKRGEGALLWDENNKEYIDAIASWWVNPYGHSNKFIADAIYKQLTTLEHVLFGGFTHEPAIILAEKLIEILPNNQQKLFFSDNGSTAVEVAIKVALQYFFNKGEKKTTIIAFDNAFHGDTFAAMAASGISFFTEAFQGMLIDIVRIPVPIKGREQDSFDALAKAIKNHNCAGFIFEPLVQGASGMVMYEPETLNKLIRICKENNVLTIADEVMTGFGKTGKTFACDYLTEQPDMMCLSKALTGGTIPMAITTFTKDIFDAFYDEDINKALFHGHTFTANPTGCAAALASLSLLQTQEMQDNIARVNKRHLEFQKHIESHPKVTTTRVLGVIFALEIQTETAASYYGSLRNKLYDFFIENGVVLRPVGNIVYILPPYVITDEQLQKVYQVVEKALEIV, from the coding sequence TACAAGAAAAAGACAGCCAATACCTTTGGCATCCTTATACCCAACATAAAACGGCAGCACTTCCTATTGCAATAAAAAGAGGAGAAGGGGCTTTGCTTTGGGACGAAAACAACAAAGAATACATCGATGCCATCGCTTCTTGGTGGGTGAATCCGTATGGCCATTCCAATAAATTTATTGCCGATGCGATTTACAAACAACTAACCACCCTGGAACACGTCCTTTTCGGAGGATTTACGCACGAACCAGCGATAATTTTGGCCGAAAAGTTAATCGAAATTTTGCCCAATAATCAACAAAAACTATTTTTTTCGGACAATGGTTCGACTGCTGTAGAAGTGGCAATCAAAGTGGCTTTGCAATATTTTTTTAATAAAGGCGAAAAGAAAACTACGATAATCGCTTTCGATAATGCTTTCCACGGTGATACTTTTGCCGCAATGGCAGCTAGTGGCATTTCCTTTTTTACTGAGGCTTTTCAAGGAATGCTGATTGATATTGTTCGAATTCCCGTTCCAATCAAAGGGCGCGAACAAGACAGTTTCGATGCTTTGGCGAAAGCCATAAAAAATCATAATTGTGCCGGATTTATATTCGAACCTTTGGTACAAGGAGCGTCAGGAATGGTGATGTACGAACCAGAAACTTTGAATAAATTAATCCGAATTTGTAAAGAAAACAATGTACTCACGATTGCCGATGAAGTGATGACGGGTTTTGGTAAAACAGGAAAGACTTTTGCCTGTGATTATCTAACCGAACAACCTGATATGATGTGTTTGTCGAAAGCTTTGACAGGTGGGACAATTCCGATGGCAATTACGACATTTACAAAAGACATTTTTGATGCTTTTTATGACGAAGACATCAATAAAGCCTTGTTCCACGGACATACTTTTACGGCAAATCCAACAGGTTGTGCGGCGGCTTTGGCGAGTTTGTCATTGTTGCAAACCCAAGAAATGCAAGACAATATTGCTAGAGTAAACAAAAGACATTTGGAGTTTCAAAAACATATTGAATCGCATCCAAAAGTGACAACAACTCGCGTGCTCGGAGTCATTTTTGCTCTGGAAATACAAACCGAAACTGCCGCAAGTTACTATGGAAGTTTGCGTAATAAACTCTACGATTTCTTTATCGAAAATGGTGTGGTGTTGAGACCTGTGGGGAATATTGTTTACATTTTGCCTCCTTATGTCATCACAGACGAACAATTGCAAAAAGTGTATCAAGTAGTCGAAAAAGCATTGGAAATAGTTTAA
- a CDS encoding T9SS sorting signal type C domain-containing protein, with product MRIYLLNLKMRVALFFLMIFCFVCSTYGQTSGDYRSVSSGNWSTVGTWQRHNGTSWVVAPDYPGQSLPCRVFISDNTTVTADVSIFSNKPTRLEFTPLATNAVLNINPNISIEINGNVVIASPGSGVNYGDAILNVGAGSLAIGGILSLNDTQGPNNDCELRIGSGSVTVLGTEARMLGVANENAIIFDGSGFFVTNASTISLSGGSLVAGTGTVEFNGTGVQTINNYNFNNLVLSGSGIKTIVSGATIANNLTITGTAKARITSNFTIPSLIFSAIGQTASTYGSTLSVAAVKNDTYFDNTTGGTGIITVTNITPDITPTIGTYTYTGVPQGPNTATNTGTGTSYTYSYQNSGAAAYGPTAIPPTNAGNYTVVATVAANGTYASRTSAPTLFTIAKKNLTITANSDSKLVGLTYTVGANSTAFSSFGLQNGETIGTITTASTGAINTAIVGSYPIVPSAAVGGTFSAANYTIGYTNGTLTVSNASTGDYRSRVSGVWTDVNTWERWDGSAWVTPPATYPSQTTGTGVVYISDGHAVTSGTIFVPDANRASRIELSAGTATSSLTIDGTSTLGASGGIRIRPSTLTGVTRTINVGNGRLNAGNILIEDTGNDGIDSEIIIGNGTVYLGNGNAAMGGNSLRNAIRFSGSGTLQLDGGSGQILGGTIVAGSGRVSFSDSANQNIGAYSFNNLTLTDAGVKTINAAATITGTLTISGSAKAQLPTGANIPVNSLILDTDGKLLGSWGSTASSPTPTYNDDSHFNTNTTAGIITVTKSTPNIIPLSSYVYNGNQQGSASISGTGTPTFSYVNSGGTTYGPSATPPTNAGNYILSASVAANGDFVARTFVDAPFSIAKAPLTITANNGLKEYLDTFTVGAVSTAFTSTGLQAGQTIGTITTASTGAVGSALIGTYPIVPTAAIGGTFAASNYTITYTDGALTVNPRIGDYRSVSSGNWNSLTTWERWTGSAWATPIAAEGYPGQIVDLRVVHIQPGHNINGNITTVDPRRIRDLIFLDGPSASSLSIIGGNSIKVNNQVIVRSGANRDINVGVGFLSVGSFNFTDTGSDSIVSKLTIGTGIVFASGNLVMNGSAQRNVVEFTGSGSLQFINSGTMTGGSLIPSTGTVYYNSTGNQAVGTYAYTNLVLGNNGIKTVSATTTIAANLTINGTASASLNTGTVYTIDSLTLGCLGREDGSWGSTSPIPMPAYTDDTYFENTTGFLNVATNTRPQHATLVVQTCEFPGKITVSPPPIIGATSYTVDGTVPDVALITNTSGVFSGLAPGVYQVYTTSACGNSQPTLITINPLPTKTWNGTSWSPSGAPTADHNIEFTGNYSENTDVTACACTVNSGTVTFPTGRYLKLGGKLTVNTPGTLTFENNASLVQTTNYIGTNNGSITYKRNFSGGQFDYTYWSSPVANQKLLDLSPLTKLDKFYSFNPTANDWDQAADPATTNMAIGKGYIIRGVPSGPLVNSFIGEPVNGNQSIAVVGGASSNLIGNPYPSALDADAFILANASAIDGTLYFWTHNTPIAIGTPNPGTGLYAYSGNDYATYTLAGGVATKAGNTTPEWVDSNKNRVVDSGEFTDNNGNGTLDKGEWIDANVIGTLETGEWTDYNKNNFAETGEWTDIDKDGRLDLGEWTDSNNDSVKDFGEWTDTDGDDVFDTGEWVDASPDKVLDLGVEQISNKPTGYIAAGQSFFTTSTSAGGPVNFTNAMRVDGSSPSNNSDFFKTRNLKTKTNTSIEKNRVWLNLTNSKGAFKQTLVGYITGATNSWDNLYDGESFDGNDFLDFYSINEEKNLTVQGRALPFDENDEVSLGYRIDVAGSFTIKIDEADGLLKNQEVLLEDKLTKNIVNLKAQDYIFSTLAGTFNDRFVLRFKDNTLGLKDPEVQSSQVLVSIKNKQIKINSFAETIEKVTIFDLAGRQIYQKDKLSSNELILADFISSHQALIVKTTLENGSTVSDKIIY from the coding sequence ATGAGAATATATTTACTTAACCTAAAAATGCGTGTTGCATTATTTTTTTTAATGATATTTTGTTTTGTATGTTCAACTTACGGGCAGACTTCAGGAGATTATCGGTCAGTATCATCTGGTAATTGGTCAACAGTAGGCACTTGGCAAAGACACAACGGAACTTCCTGGGTGGTCGCACCTGATTATCCTGGTCAATCTCTTCCCTGTAGAGTTTTTATAAGTGATAACACGACGGTGACCGCAGATGTAAGCATCTTTTCAAACAAACCCACAAGACTAGAATTTACTCCACTTGCCACTAACGCAGTTTTGAATATTAACCCAAATATTTCTATTGAGATCAATGGGAATGTGGTCATAGCTTCGCCGGGATCAGGAGTAAATTATGGGGACGCCATATTAAATGTGGGTGCAGGAAGTCTTGCTATAGGAGGGATTTTAAGTTTGAATGATACTCAGGGTCCAAATAACGATTGCGAACTTAGAATTGGTTCTGGCTCAGTAACAGTTTTGGGTACAGAGGCGCGTATGTTGGGTGTGGCTAATGAGAACGCGATTATTTTTGATGGTTCAGGTTTTTTCGTAACCAATGCGTCGACGATTTCTTTAAGTGGAGGTTCTCTTGTTGCTGGAACAGGAACGGTAGAATTTAATGGGACGGGTGTTCAAACGATAAATAATTATAATTTTAATAATTTAGTTTTATCGGGTTCAGGAATAAAAACAATCGTGTCCGGGGCGACCATCGCTAATAACTTAACTATAACAGGTACAGCAAAAGCTAGAATAACATCCAATTTTACAATTCCATCACTTATTTTTTCAGCAATAGGACAAACGGCATCCACTTACGGCTCTACCCTTTCTGTTGCTGCTGTGAAAAACGATACTTATTTTGATAATACCACGGGAGGGACAGGAATTATTACTGTTACAAACATTACACCAGACATTACACCGACAATTGGAACTTACACCTACACGGGAGTACCACAAGGGCCAAATACTGCCACTAATACTGGAACAGGAACAAGTTATACTTATAGTTATCAAAATTCAGGGGCGGCTGCTTATGGGCCAACAGCAATTCCTCCTACCAATGCGGGGAATTATACAGTAGTTGCTACGGTAGCCGCCAACGGTACTTATGCCTCCAGAACTTCAGCCCCAACGTTATTTACCATAGCAAAAAAGAATTTAACAATTACAGCTAATAGCGACTCAAAATTAGTGGGTCTTACCTATACAGTGGGCGCCAATTCAACTGCTTTTTCTTCGTTTGGTTTACAAAATGGCGAAACTATAGGAACAATTACTACCGCTAGCACAGGAGCAATAAATACTGCTATTGTTGGTTCATATCCTATTGTTCCATCAGCTGCTGTAGGAGGAACATTTAGCGCTGCAAATTATACTATTGGTTACACTAATGGCACATTGACCGTTTCGAATGCCTCTACCGGAGATTATAGATCAAGAGTTAGTGGCGTTTGGACAGATGTGAACACTTGGGAACGATGGGATGGTTCGGCTTGGGTAACTCCACCTGCCACATATCCATCGCAAACAACTGGAACAGGGGTGGTTTATATTAGCGACGGACACGCTGTTACTAGCGGAACGATTTTTGTTCCTGATGCAAATAGAGCATCGAGAATAGAACTTTCCGCGGGAACTGCTACTAGTTCACTAACTATTGATGGTACAAGCACACTTGGGGCATCTGGTGGAATAAGAATAAGACCAAGTACGTTAACGGGTGTTACTAGAACGATTAATGTAGGGAATGGGCGTCTTAATGCCGGAAATATTCTGATAGAGGATACAGGCAATGATGGTATCGATTCCGAAATAATAATAGGAAACGGTACCGTATACTTAGGAAACGGAAATGCCGCAATGGGAGGTAATAGTTTACGAAATGCGATTCGTTTTAGTGGCAGCGGCACTTTACAACTAGATGGCGGTAGTGGTCAAATTTTAGGGGGAACAATAGTTGCTGGTTCAGGACGGGTTTCCTTTTCAGATAGTGCAAATCAAAACATTGGTGCATATTCTTTCAACAATCTAACCTTGACGGATGCTGGTGTAAAAACAATTAATGCAGCTGCAACTATTACAGGTACTTTGACCATCTCTGGTTCTGCAAAGGCACAATTACCAACAGGTGCAAATATTCCAGTTAATTCCTTGATTCTTGATACTGATGGTAAACTACTCGGTTCTTGGGGTTCGACCGCATCTTCCCCTACACCGACATACAACGATGATTCGCATTTTAACACCAACACAACGGCTGGTATAATAACCGTTACCAAGTCTACTCCAAATATAATCCCACTCAGTTCCTATGTTTATAATGGCAACCAGCAAGGTTCAGCCAGCATTAGTGGAACAGGCACACCCACATTTAGTTATGTTAATTCGGGGGGGACAACCTATGGTCCTTCAGCAACACCACCTACTAATGCAGGTAATTATATTTTAAGTGCTAGTGTCGCTGCTAATGGTGATTTTGTAGCAAGAACTTTCGTTGATGCTCCTTTTTCTATAGCAAAGGCTCCCCTAACTATAACAGCGAATAATGGTCTAAAGGAATATCTAGATACATTTACCGTAGGTGCAGTTTCTACAGCTTTTACCTCTACTGGATTACAAGCTGGTCAGACTATTGGTACAATAACAACTGCTAGTACAGGTGCAGTAGGCAGTGCATTAATAGGAACGTATCCGATAGTGCCAACGGCTGCTATTGGTGGAACTTTCGCTGCCTCAAATTATACAATTACCTATACTGACGGAGCTTTAACTGTAAATCCTAGGATTGGGGATTACAGATCTGTGAGCAGTGGCAATTGGAATAGTTTAACAACTTGGGAAAGATGGACAGGATCTGCTTGGGCCACACCAATTGCTGCTGAAGGATATCCTGGACAAATTGTAGATCTACGAGTTGTTCATATACAACCTGGTCACAATATTAATGGTAACATTACAACCGTAGATCCAAGAAGAATTCGAGATCTGATATTTTTGGATGGCCCTAGCGCTAGCTCACTATCCATAATTGGCGGCAATTCGATAAAAGTTAATAACCAAGTAATAGTTCGATCAGGCGCAAATAGAGATATTAACGTAGGCGTTGGTTTCTTAAGTGTTGGCTCATTTAATTTTACTGATACAGGAAGCGATAGTATTGTTTCTAAATTGACTATAGGGACAGGGATAGTATTCGCTTCGGGCAATTTGGTTATGAATGGCTCTGCCCAACGCAATGTGGTTGAGTTTACAGGTTCTGGCTCATTGCAGTTTATAAATAGTGGTACAATGACTGGGGGATCACTCATTCCAAGCACGGGAACGGTATATTACAATTCGACTGGAAATCAAGCAGTTGGAACGTATGCGTACACTAATTTAGTTTTAGGTAATAATGGGATAAAAACAGTTTCAGCGACTACAACCATAGCTGCAAATTTAACAATAAATGGTACCGCATCTGCGAGCCTAAATACAGGCACAGTTTACACCATTGATTCGCTAACTCTCGGTTGTTTAGGAAGAGAAGATGGAAGTTGGGGTTCAACTAGTCCTATACCTATGCCAGCTTACACCGATGATACTTATTTTGAAAACACCACTGGTTTTTTAAATGTTGCAACAAATACAAGGCCACAACATGCTACTTTAGTAGTACAAACTTGTGAATTTCCCGGAAAAATTACAGTTAGTCCACCACCCATTATTGGAGCTACAAGTTATACTGTAGACGGAACTGTCCCCGATGTTGCGTTAATAACAAATACCAGCGGAGTCTTTTCAGGTCTAGCGCCAGGAGTTTATCAAGTTTATACCACTAGTGCTTGCGGAAATTCGCAACCAACATTGATTACGATTAACCCATTACCAACTAAGACTTGGAACGGGACCTCTTGGTCACCATCTGGTGCCCCAACGGCGGACCATAACATTGAATTTACTGGAAATTATTCAGAAAACACAGATGTCACCGCTTGTGCTTGTACGGTAAATTCCGGAACAGTAACTTTTCCGACGGGAAGGTATTTAAAATTAGGAGGTAAACTTACCGTAAATACACCTGGAACTTTAACTTTCGAGAATAATGCCAGTTTGGTGCAAACCACTAATTATATAGGAACGAATAATGGAAGCATCACCTACAAGCGAAATTTTAGCGGTGGACAATTTGATTATACCTACTGGTCATCGCCTGTTGCAAATCAAAAATTACTAGATTTATCCCCTTTAACAAAGTTGGATAAGTTTTATTCTTTTAATCCAACAGCAAATGATTGGGATCAAGCAGCCGATCCAGCAACTACGAATATGGCCATAGGAAAAGGATATATTATTCGTGGTGTGCCATCTGGCCCTTTGGTAAATTCATTCATTGGAGAACCTGTTAATGGAAATCAAAGCATCGCAGTTGTAGGCGGAGCATCCTCGAATCTTATTGGAAATCCCTATCCATCGGCGCTAGATGCAGATGCTTTTATCTTGGCAAATGCAAGCGCTATCGATGGAACCCTTTATTTCTGGACACATAATACTCCAATTGCTATTGGTACACCCAATCCAGGAACGGGACTTTATGCCTATTCAGGCAATGATTATGCAACTTATACTCTCGCAGGAGGCGTAGCAACTAAAGCAGGAAATACAACCCCTGAATGGGTAGATAGTAATAAAAATAGAGTGGTAGATTCAGGTGAATTTACAGACAACAATGGCAATGGCACATTAGATAAGGGGGAATGGATCGATGCCAATGTAATAGGTACATTGGAAACAGGGGAATGGACTGATTATAATAAAAACAATTTTGCCGAAACAGGAGAGTGGACGGATATTGATAAAGATGGTCGATTGGACTTGGGGGAGTGGACGGATTCAAATAACGATTCTGTTAAAGACTTTGGCGAATGGACGGATACAGACGGAGATGATGTTTTCGATACCGGTGAATGGGTCGATGCTAGTCCTGATAAAGTATTGGATTTGGGGGTCGAACAAATTTCTAATAAACCTACAGGCTATATTGCAGCTGGACAAAGTTTTTTTACCACTAGCACAAGTGCCGGAGGACCAGTAAACTTTACCAATGCTATGCGAGTAGACGGCTCAAGTCCTTCAAACAATTCCGATTTTTTTAAAACTAGAAATCTTAAAACTAAAACAAATACCAGCATCGAAAAAAATCGTGTTTGGTTGAACCTGACCAATTCAAAAGGTGCTTTCAAGCAAACTTTAGTCGGCTACATAACGGGAGCAACGAATTCTTGGGACAACCTGTATGATGGCGAAAGTTTTGATGGCAATGATTTTCTTGATTTCTATAGTATCAATGAGGAGAAGAATTTAACCGTGCAAGGTCGTGCTTTGCCATTTGACGAAAATGATGAAGTTAGCCTAGGATATAGAATTGACGTTGCAGGTAGTTTTACAATTAAAATTGATGAAGCAGATGGTTTGTTGAAAAATCAAGAGGTGCTTCTTGAAGACAAATTGACAAAAAACATCGTTAATCTCAAAGCGCAAGACTATATATTTAGCACCCTTGCCGGAACATTTAATGACCGTTTTGTACTCCGTTTTAAAGATAATACTTTAGGACTAAAAGATCCGGAAGTCCAATCCAGTCAGGTGTTGGTTTCCATCAAGAACAAACAGATAAAAATCAATTCTTTTGCCGAAACCATAGAAAAAGTCACAATCTTCGATTTAGCCGGAAGACAAATCTATCAAAAAGACAAACTAAGCAGTAACGAATTAATACTCGCGGATTTTATTAGCAGCCATCAGGCTTTGATTGTGAAAACAACTTTAGAAAATGGCAGTACGGTTTCGGATAAAATTATTTATTAG